In Streptomyces sp. NBC_01717, one DNA window encodes the following:
- a CDS encoding helix-turn-helix domain-containing protein, translating into MVRLPLTPAEVERGQRLGALLRRARGCRSMLDVALASHISPETLRKIESGRVATPAFPTIAAIADTLGLSLDAVWAEISQAERTVEDQSVLPVTRQALLVS; encoded by the coding sequence ATGGTCAGGTTGCCGCTCACCCCCGCCGAGGTAGAACGCGGACAGCGCCTTGGCGCCCTGCTCCGCCGAGCCCGGGGCTGCCGCTCGATGCTGGACGTGGCGCTCGCTTCGCACATCTCGCCGGAAACTCTGCGGAAGATCGAATCCGGCCGTGTGGCTACCCCCGCCTTCCCGACCATCGCAGCGATCGCCGACACCCTCGGCCTGTCTCTCGACGCCGTCTGGGCCGAGATTAGCCAGGCGGAGCGAACCGTCGAGGATCAGTCGGTCCTGCCTGTCACACGGCAGGCATTGCTGGTTTCGTAA
- a CDS encoding zinc-ribbon domain-containing protein has protein sequence MWLQERNGGLTPQKATPKMQVAVWWRCAAGHEREERISNRTAMPK, from the coding sequence ATGTGGCTTCAGGAGCGCAACGGCGGGCTGACGCCGCAGAAGGCGACGCCGAAGATGCAGGTCGCGGTGTGGTGGCGGTGTGCGGCCGGGCACGAGCGGGAGGAGCGGATCTCCAACCGCACCGCGATGCCGAAGTAG
- a CDS encoding Tn3 family transposase — MSPCARASSPPRCCCGACGTGSRKNATYTAFREVGRVIRTVQLLRYLSDAPLRRWVAATNKVEAFNGFSQWIGFGNGGVITDNDPVEQEKSAKFYALLTNAVIFRHALDIAEIVRQLQEEGYAIDPEDLAHISEYLTEHIKRFGEYSTHELGIQPEAYDPKLNMDFTRLREENLTSEGFGQAT; from the coding sequence CTGTCTCCGTGCGCGAGGGCGTCATCTCCTCCACGCTGCTGCTGCGGCGCCTGCGGAACCGGCTCGCGCAAGAACGCGACGTACACGGCCTTCCGCGAGGTCGGCCGCGTCATCCGTACCGTTCAGCTGCTGCGCTACCTCTCGGACGCCCCGCTGCGCCGGTGGGTGGCCGCCACGAACAAGGTCGAGGCGTTCAACGGCTTCTCCCAGTGGATCGGCTTCGGCAACGGCGGCGTCATCACCGACAACGACCCCGTCGAGCAGGAGAAGAGCGCGAAATTCTACGCTCTGCTCACGAACGCGGTGATCTTCCGCCATGCCCTGGACATCGCCGAGATCGTGCGCCAGCTCCAGGAGGAGGGCTACGCCATCGACCCCGAGGACCTGGCTCACATCTCGGAGTACCTGACCGAGCACATCAAGCGGTTCGGCGAGTACAGCACCCATGAGCTCGGCATCCAGCCGGAGGCGTATGACCCGAAGCTGAATATGGATTTCACACGACTGCGGGAGGAGAACCTCACCAGCGAGGGCTTCGGTCAGGCGACCTGA
- a CDS encoding phosphotransferase — MPAEPAPAALADLARRLVRTTFGVRATEPQPLAAGAWSQAFELTIDGMEVVLRIGAHGTDFAKDEIAARFAGPHLPVPPVLARGVVDNWHFAISARAHGTGFDDLSAADVALTLPSLLTTLDAIGSIDLAGTGYGIWPPDRRAPYDSWADALLAIGTETARVPGWRAALTDSEIGLGPVEAGLAALATLAPYLPNERRMVHGDLLSRNVLAAGGDDGPRTAAQTRAVPPGQPGRAGDVGAGDRLPCRATAGRGARCAGARQRLLVSA, encoded by the coding sequence ATGCCTGCCGAACCTGCCCCCGCCGCGCTGGCGGACCTGGCCCGACGGCTGGTGCGCACGACCTTCGGGGTGCGCGCAACCGAACCGCAGCCGCTGGCGGCCGGCGCCTGGTCCCAGGCGTTCGAGCTGACCATCGACGGCATGGAGGTGGTACTGCGCATCGGCGCACATGGTACGGACTTCGCCAAGGACGAGATCGCCGCCCGCTTCGCCGGACCCCACCTGCCCGTCCCGCCGGTACTGGCGAGGGGCGTGGTCGACAACTGGCACTTTGCGATCTCGGCCCGCGCGCACGGGACCGGGTTCGACGACCTGTCCGCCGCCGACGTGGCGCTGACGCTGCCGAGCCTGCTGACCACGCTCGACGCCATCGGCAGCATCGACCTTGCCGGCACCGGCTACGGCATCTGGCCCCCGGACAGGCGGGCACCGTACGACTCCTGGGCAGATGCGCTGCTGGCCATCGGTACCGAGACGGCCCGGGTACCTGGCTGGCGAGCAGCGCTGACCGACTCCGAGATCGGGCTCGGGCCGGTGGAAGCCGGGCTGGCCGCACTCGCCACACTGGCGCCGTACCTGCCCAACGAGCGCCGCATGGTCCATGGGGATCTGCTCAGTCGCAACGTCCTCGCTGCTGGCGGCGATGACGGACCACGAACAGCAGCGCAGACGAGAGCAGTTCCTCCAGGGCAGCCGGGACGCGCAGGAGATGTGGGAGCGGGAGACCGCCTCCCCTGCCGGGCCACTGCCGGGCGCGGTGCTCGATGTGCTGGAGCACGGCAACGGCTGCTGGTCAGTGCCTGA
- a CDS encoding Ppx/GppA phosphatase family protein: MRQAGVLDVGCHSALLTVVRRRPGTVLEPVFSRKVRLRLHETLDRKGRMDKAGVKSIERAVAEAVATDRRLRRPEVFAFATSVIRDAPNRDEIIARVARTTGTRLRVLTGEEEARLAYVAARQWAGSTPGQLLVLDIGGGTVEIASGTGDRPRVVYSLPLGARRITRDWLPGGTAPSPRRLAEVRQHLRRSLEAVPGLPQAEPGGRVLACSKTFEQLARLAAAQGKTPRAGRQLALPQLRTSVSLLGAAGPSHRSKLPGISPHRAEQSLAGALIAQTLMEACGAKNVEICPWSTREGLLLERLGVPHTTTTTVHPRLAG, encoded by the coding sequence ATGCGGCAGGCAGGTGTGCTCGATGTCGGGTGCCACAGTGCGTTGCTGACGGTGGTGCGACGGCGCCCGGGTACGGTGCTGGAGCCGGTGTTCTCCCGCAAGGTGCGGCTGAGACTGCACGAAACCCTCGACCGCAAGGGACGGATGGACAAGGCCGGCGTGAAGAGCATCGAACGGGCAGTGGCCGAGGCCGTCGCCACCGACCGGCGTCTGCGCAGGCCGGAAGTCTTCGCGTTCGCGACCTCCGTCATCCGGGACGCGCCCAACCGCGACGAGATCATCGCGCGCGTGGCACGCACCACCGGCACCCGCCTTCGCGTGCTGACCGGCGAGGAGGAGGCCCGGCTGGCCTACGTGGCCGCCCGCCAGTGGGCAGGCTCGACGCCCGGGCAGCTGCTGGTCCTGGATATCGGCGGGGGTACTGTAGAGATCGCTTCCGGCACCGGAGACCGGCCCCGCGTCGTCTACTCGCTGCCGCTGGGCGCCCGCAGGATCACCCGGGACTGGCTTCCCGGCGGCACCGCCCCATCCCCACGCCGACTGGCCGAGGTCCGGCAGCACCTCCGCCGGTCCCTGGAAGCCGTCCCCGGCCTGCCGCAGGCCGAACCGGGCGGGCGGGTGCTGGCCTGCTCCAAGACCTTCGAACAGCTCGCCCGGCTCGCCGCCGCTCAGGGCAAGACACCGCGAGCCGGACGGCAGCTCGCGCTACCCCAACTGCGCACGTCAGTATCCCTGCTGGGCGCCGCAGGACCGTCCCACCGTTCCAAACTGCCGGGCATCTCCCCGCACCGCGCCGAACAGTCCCTGGCCGGAGCCCTGATCGCACAGACCCTCATGGAAGCCTGCGGGGCCAAGAACGTCGAGATCTGCCCCTGGTCCACCCGAGAAGGACTGCTGCTCGAACGCCTCGGCGTGCCGCACACCACAACCACAACCGTGCACCCCCGCCTGGCCGGCTGA
- a CDS encoding SigB/SigF/SigG family RNA polymerase sigma factor — translation MIGAQRADRGDLPWVEDAGKVAPKDARALSKLFFDQLQILEEGTREYQYARNTLIEMNQSLVVFAARRFRTRGSGEMEDIIQVGTVGLIKAIDRFDLSREVEFTSFAIPYIVGEIKRFFRDTSWAVHVPRRLQELRVELAKAQERLTVVLGRQPTVRELAGDLDLSDEEIIEGLVASNGYTVSSLDIPGGNDDRSDGGLTYAEILGDRDPAMDLVEDLHALAPLLEELDDRERHIVEMRFGQEMTQCQIGAELGVSQMHVSRLLARTVTKLRTGMLTET, via the coding sequence ATCATCGGTGCGCAGCGAGCGGATCGTGGTGACCTGCCGTGGGTCGAGGACGCGGGAAAGGTAGCGCCCAAGGATGCGCGGGCCTTGTCCAAGCTGTTCTTCGACCAGCTTCAGATCCTTGAAGAGGGGACACGCGAATACCAGTACGCCCGCAACACTTTGATCGAGATGAACCAGAGCCTGGTCGTCTTCGCCGCGCGCAGGTTTCGTACCCGCGGCAGCGGCGAGATGGAGGACATCATTCAGGTCGGCACGGTCGGCCTGATCAAGGCCATCGACCGCTTCGACCTGTCACGCGAGGTCGAATTCACCTCCTTCGCCATCCCCTACATCGTCGGCGAGATCAAGCGTTTTTTCCGTGACACGAGTTGGGCCGTCCACGTCCCGCGCCGTCTGCAGGAGCTCCGGGTGGAACTGGCCAAGGCCCAAGAGCGACTGACCGTCGTCCTGGGCCGCCAGCCCACCGTGCGCGAGTTGGCCGGGGACCTCGACCTGAGCGACGAGGAGATCATCGAGGGCTTGGTGGCGTCCAACGGCTACACGGTCAGCTCTCTCGACATCCCCGGCGGGAACGACGACCGATCCGACGGCGGCCTCACCTATGCCGAGATCCTCGGCGACCGCGATCCCGCCATGGACCTCGTGGAAGACCTCCACGCTCTGGCTCCGCTCCTGGAAGAGCTCGACGACCGGGAGCGCCACATCGTCGAGATGCGTTTCGGCCAGGAGATGACCCAGTGTCAGATCGGTGCGGAACTGGGCGTTTCCCAGATGCACGTATCCCGGCTCCTGGCCCGCACCGTGACCAAGCTCCGCACCGGCATGCTCACTGAGACCTGA
- a CDS encoding cold-shock protein, with the protein MASGTVKWFNAEKGFGFIEQDGGGPDVFAHYSNIAAQGFRELQEGQRVKFDITQGQKGPQAENITSA; encoded by the coding sequence ATGGCCAGCGGAACCGTCAAGTGGTTCAACGCGGAAAAGGGCTTCGGCTTCATCGAGCAGGACGGCGGCGGCCCGGACGTCTTCGCCCACTACTCGAACATCGCCGCCCAGGGTTTCCGTGAGCTCCAGGAAGGCCAAAGGGTGAAGTTCGACATCACCCAGGGCCAGAAGGGCCCCCAGGCCGAGAACATCACCTCCGCCTGA
- a CDS encoding DUF6233 domain-containing protein: MLHRGGCTLCPDLGFINREEAIIALAEPDIEACQACNPQIGLT, encoded by the coding sequence ATGCTGCACCGCGGCGGCTGCACCCTGTGCCCGGACCTGGGGTTCATCAACCGCGAAGAAGCGATCATCGCGCTGGCCGAGCCGGACATCGAGGCGTGCCAGGCATGTAACCCCCAGATCGGCCTGACGTAG
- a CDS encoding Rieske 2Fe-2S domain-containing protein, with translation MDRLESAAALDGLVEHVRSTVRAVPLGRARDVLHGRWLGHPVHPLMVQVPIGTWFSAAVLDLLPGQRRAASTLIGVGLAAAVPAAAAGWADWAELQHRQMRVGLVHAAANVTGAGLYAGSITARLRGRTALGKALGFAGLAVVGLGGAIGGHLAYRQASGANHAEVVPELVKPGWHDIGDVADFPVDRAVRRHVDDVPVLVVRESGNRVHILADSCSHMGGPLSQGAIDDGCVRCPWHGSVFRLQDGWNVRGPATAPQPAFETRITGGHIEARLLSTEAAGTTDPSHDAA, from the coding sequence ATGGACCGGCTGGAAAGTGCTGCCGCCCTGGACGGGCTCGTCGAGCACGTCCGCAGCACGGTTCGAGCGGTTCCCCTTGGCCGTGCGAGGGATGTGCTGCACGGCCGCTGGCTGGGCCATCCCGTTCACCCGCTGATGGTGCAGGTGCCGATCGGCACCTGGTTCTCGGCGGCCGTGCTCGACCTGCTCCCCGGACAGCGACGGGCAGCGAGCACGTTGATCGGCGTCGGGCTTGCTGCCGCCGTTCCGGCGGCCGCCGCGGGCTGGGCCGACTGGGCGGAGCTGCAGCACCGGCAGATGCGGGTGGGGCTGGTGCACGCGGCGGCAAACGTCACGGGAGCGGGACTGTACGCGGGATCTATCACTGCTCGGCTACGGGGGCGCACCGCCCTGGGAAAGGCGCTCGGGTTCGCCGGCCTGGCGGTCGTCGGTCTCGGCGGGGCGATCGGCGGTCACCTGGCCTACCGGCAGGCTTCTGGCGCCAATCACGCCGAGGTGGTGCCGGAGTTGGTAAAGCCGGGGTGGCACGATATCGGGGACGTCGCCGACTTCCCCGTCGACAGAGCAGTCCGGCGGCACGTCGACGATGTGCCCGTCCTAGTCGTGCGAGAGAGCGGCAACCGTGTGCACATTTTGGCGGACTCGTGCAGTCACATGGGTGGCCCCCTGTCCCAGGGCGCGATCGACGACGGCTGCGTACGCTGTCCCTGGCACGGCAGCGTCTTCCGCCTCCAGGACGGCTGGAACGTGCGAGGACCCGCGACCGCCCCTCAGCCCGCCTTCGAAACCCGTATCACCGGCGGCCATATCGAGGCGCGGCTGCTCAGCACGGAAGCGGCAGGCACAACCGACCCGTCGCACGACGCGGCTTGA
- a CDS encoding Dps family protein yields the protein MSPSDTTPRYSVPGLGVRQGGRAIELLQPRLHALNDLALTLKHIHWNVVGPNFIAVHEMLDPQTAAVRSMADGTAERISALGGEPHGTPGALVSERTWDDYSIGRADALAHLGALDLVYSGVIKDHRSAAAKVASIDPVTEDLLIGHLRSLEQFQWFIRAHLENGSGTLIQAGASSEAEAAEATAPVRKTTSKKTTGTKRAAKKATSAKRTR from the coding sequence ATGTCCCCCAGCGACACCACCCCCCGCTATAGCGTCCCCGGCCTCGGCGTCAGACAGGGCGGACGGGCGATCGAACTATTGCAGCCGCGTCTGCACGCGCTCAACGATCTCGCCCTCACCCTCAAGCACATTCACTGGAACGTGGTCGGACCCAACTTCATCGCCGTGCACGAGATGCTCGACCCGCAGACCGCTGCAGTGCGGAGCATGGCCGATGGCACTGCCGAACGCATCTCCGCGCTGGGAGGCGAACCGCACGGCACCCCCGGAGCTCTCGTATCCGAGCGCACCTGGGACGACTACAGCATCGGTCGCGCGGACGCATTGGCCCACCTCGGTGCACTCGACCTCGTCTACTCCGGCGTCATCAAGGACCACCGGAGTGCCGCCGCGAAAGTCGCCTCCATCGACCCCGTCACCGAGGATCTGCTCATCGGGCACCTACGTTCCCTGGAGCAGTTCCAGTGGTTCATCCGCGCACATCTGGAGAACGGCTCCGGCACTCTGATTCAGGCTGGCGCGAGCAGCGAGGCAGAGGCAGCCGAAGCGACGGCTCCCGTACGCAAGACAACGAGCAAGAAGACCACGGGCACAAAGCGAGCAGCCAAGAAGGCGACCTCGGCCAAGCGGACACGGTGA
- a CDS encoding DUF6343 family protein gives MSQMPPREPRDDSQSRSPTRHRRAGTEPLTARSDLVLRTILSTAALVVFALATAGFAWWATSSSRDSSPSSTVLGVLAAVCGVLLLVAVLDLAVIRRRRSGQGG, from the coding sequence ATGTCCCAGATGCCCCCGCGCGAACCGAGGGACGACAGCCAATCCCGCAGCCCGACACGCCACCGTCGCGCGGGCACCGAACCCCTCACCGCACGCAGCGACCTGGTCCTGCGCACGATCCTGTCCACAGCCGCACTGGTCGTCTTCGCCCTGGCGACCGCTGGGTTCGCGTGGTGGGCGACCTCCTCAAGCAGGGACTCTTCTCCCAGCTCGACCGTCCTTGGCGTGCTCGCGGCAGTCTGCGGGGTGCTCCTCCTCGTAGCGGTGCTCGACCTGGCGGTCATCCGCCGGCGGCGATCGGGGCAAGGTGGCTGA
- a CDS encoding SPW repeat protein, giving the protein MASTHRAPIEEHPDLMELRARHERAAATPRAQMIEALALITGLYLAASPWIAGFNGFTTLAVNNLIAGIAYMLLLGGLGTSYERTHSMAWAAAAIGIWTCVAPWVVAGDVAHTRSITSNLITGVIATLLALAAASAARDRTDNPRGTRPGAREHRTMPGDR; this is encoded by the coding sequence ATGGCGTCAACCCATCGCGCACCCATCGAGGAGCACCCCGACCTGATGGAACTGCGTGCCCGGCACGAGCGCGCCGCCGCCACCCCACGAGCCCAGATGATCGAGGCCCTGGCCCTCATCACCGGCCTCTACCTCGCGGCATCCCCCTGGATAGCCGGCTTCAACGGCTTCACCACCCTCGCCGTCAACAACCTCATCGCCGGCATCGCCTACATGCTGCTCCTCGGTGGCCTGGGCACCTCCTACGAGCGCACCCACTCCATGGCCTGGGCCGCCGCCGCCATCGGCATCTGGACCTGCGTCGCCCCCTGGGTCGTCGCAGGCGACGTCGCCCACACCCGATCCATCACCAGCAACCTCATCACCGGCGTCATCGCCACCCTCCTCGCCCTCGCCGCTGCCTCCGCGGCCCGCGACCGCACCGACAACCCTCGCGGCACCCGCCCCGGCGCACGAGAGCACCGCACCATGCCCGGCGACCGCTGA